The nucleotide window TTCGGCGTGGCGAGGAACACCGTCGAGGGGGCGCTGGCCCAGCTCGTCTCGGAGGGCTACATCGTGCGGCGTCGGGGCTCCGGTAGCTTCGTCGCGACACACCTCCCCGAGCATGACGCGCCCCCGCTCGTGCCGAGCCCCACACCCCTCGGGGCCAGCGCCCCCTCGCGGCCTCCACGGCTGTCCCAGCGCGCCCTCGCGCTGCGCGACTACCCGGGCCACACGGTCGCCGCGAGGACGCTGCCCTTCACGCCCTCGCTGCCGCCCGTGCGGCTGTTCCCCCGCGACATCTGGAACCGGCTGCTCGCCCGCGAGGCGGCGCGCCCCGGTACGGACTACTGGACCTATGGCGCGAGCAACGGCCTGCCCGCGCTGAGGGAGGCCATCGCCGCGCACGCCTCCGCCATGCGCGCGGTGCGCTGCACGCCGGAGCAGGTGGTGGTGGTGACGAGCACCCAGCAGGCCGTGGAGCTCGCGGGCAAGGCGCTCGCGGACCCGGGAGACCGCGTCTGGGTGGAGCTGCCGGGCTATCCCCCCGTGCGCCACTGCCTGCGCTCCATCGGGCTGCACATCGTCGATGTGCCCGTGGACACCGAGGGCCTGGACGTCGACGCCGGGAGGCGCCTCGCGCCCGAGGCGCGCCTGGCCTACGTCACGCCCGCGCACCAGTACCCGCTGGGCCATGAGCTGTCGCTGACACGCCGCAAGGCGCTGCTCGACTGGGCGCGCGCGGCGGACGCGCATGTCATCGAGGACGACTACGACGGGGACTATCGCTACGAGGGCCGCCCCATCGCGTCCCTGCAGGGAATGGACGCGGAGGACCGCGTCATCTACGTGGGCAGCTTCAACAAGCTGCTCTTCCCGGGGTTGAGAATCGCGTACGCCATCGTGCCCCAGGCGCTCGTGGGGGCGTTCGTGGACGCCAAGCACGTGGCGGACGGGCACACGGCCCTGCTGACGCAGGGGGTGCTGGCGGCGTTCATCCAGGAGGGGCATCTGGCGCGGCACCTGCGCAAGACTCGCGCCGCCTACGACGAGCGGCGGCGGGCCTTCCTCGAGGAGGCGCGGGTGCTGGAGCCCTGGCTGGAGTTCGGCCCGGCGAGGGCGGGGCTGCACGTCGCGGCGTACTTCCGTGAAGACGCCTCGCGCCGCTGGGACGACCGCGCCGTGGCGCAGGCGTGTGCGAAGGAGGGCATCGAGGTCCATGCGCTCTCGCGCTATGGCGCCACGGGGCGGGCCGGG belongs to Myxococcus fulvus and includes:
- a CDS encoding PLP-dependent aminotransferase family protein; translation: MARHTGSVFSVDVSGLEPTRAQPVSARISDRLRAAIRQGSLVGNARLPSARTLAKDFGVARNTVEGALAQLVSEGYIVRRRGSGSFVATHLPEHDAPPLVPSPTPLGASAPSRPPRLSQRALALRDYPGHTVAARTLPFTPSLPPVRLFPRDIWNRLLAREAARPGTDYWTYGASNGLPALREAIAAHASAMRAVRCTPEQVVVVTSTQQAVELAGKALADPGDRVWVELPGYPPVRHCLRSIGLHIVDVPVDTEGLDVDAGRRLAPEARLAYVTPAHQYPLGHELSLTRRKALLDWARAADAHVIEDDYDGDYRYEGRPIASLQGMDAEDRVIYVGSFNKLLFPGLRIAYAIVPQALVGAFVDAKHVADGHTALLTQGVLAAFIQEGHLARHLRKTRAAYDERRRAFLEEARVLEPWLEFGPARAGLHVAAYFREDASRRWDDRAVAQACAKEGIEVHALSRYGATGRAGLVFGFASATRAATRSGLQVVRRVLEDGAGAPRKG